A genomic region of Candidatus Pseudomonas phytovorans contains the following coding sequences:
- a CDS encoding alpha/beta hydrolase yields the protein MPMAEIPLCVWRTRGQSFTFRGQSIRYWTAGQGEPLLLLHGFPTASWDWHYLWGPLTQRFRVIACDMLGFGDSAKPVDHAYSLMEQADLQQALLTHLQVDQPVHLLAHDYGGSVAQELLARHHERRVEVASCVFLNSGLFAESCRMLLIQKLLLSRFGWLVGRSFGRDDLVRNVTQVYGPCTHPSESALDDFWSLIVANRGTRILHKLVSYMPERSVHRERWVGAMQRKGVPLRFINGVVDPLSGAHMLERYRQLVPEPDTVQLQGIGHYPHTEAPVQVLRHYLAFREQPLSFYPQKVAWS from the coding sequence ATGCCTATGGCCGAAATTCCATTGTGCGTCTGGCGTACCCGGGGACAAAGTTTCACTTTCCGGGGCCAGAGCATCCGCTACTGGACCGCAGGGCAAGGAGAGCCCCTGCTTCTGTTACACGGTTTCCCCACTGCCAGCTGGGACTGGCACTACCTGTGGGGGCCTTTGACCCAACGCTTCCGGGTGATCGCGTGCGACATGCTTGGCTTTGGCGATTCGGCCAAACCGGTCGACCATGCCTACAGCCTGATGGAGCAGGCCGACTTGCAACAGGCCCTGCTTACCCACCTGCAGGTCGACCAGCCGGTGCACCTGTTGGCTCACGACTACGGCGGCAGCGTCGCCCAGGAGTTGCTGGCGCGGCACCATGAACGGCGTGTCGAGGTGGCCAGCTGCGTATTCCTCAACAGCGGGCTGTTCGCCGAAAGCTGCCGCATGCTGCTGATCCAGAAGCTGCTGCTCAGCCGATTCGGCTGGCTGGTCGGGCGCTCGTTCGGGCGTGACGACCTGGTGCGCAACGTGACCCAGGTGTACGGCCCTTGCACGCACCCCAGCGAGAGTGCCCTGGATGATTTCTGGAGCCTGATCGTCGCCAACCGAGGCACGCGGATCCTGCACAAGCTGGTGAGCTACATGCCCGAGCGCAGCGTGCACCGTGAACGCTGGGTCGGGGCGATGCAGCGCAAAGGTGTACCACTGCGTTTTATCAATGGTGTCGTCGACCCGCTTTCCGGTGCGCATATGCTAGAGCGTTACCGGCAACTGGTGCCTGAACCGGACACCGTGCAGTTGCAAGGCATTGGCCACTATCCGCACACCGAAGCGCCAGTGCAGGTGCTGCGTCACTACCTGGCCTTTCGTGAGCAGCCTCTGAGCTTTTACCCGCAGAAAGTGGCGTGGTCCTGA
- a CDS encoding IclR family transcriptional regulator, translated as MTKASSSTDNGKQKVRSAEVGTDILKALAELSPSTSLSRLSEHVGMPASKVHRYLQALIASGFAEQDAATNHYGLGREALRVGLAALGSIDVLKIAALPLSQLRDELNESCFIAVWGNQGATVVSIEPAVRAVTVVTQMGSVLPLLTSSTGLVFAAYLPERETLELRDRELAALQQSADDYQAVLAGIRDRGLHHVHGLLMPGVDALSAPVFNAMGQIAAVMTVVGPTSIFHADEHGPAAQRLLASARETSWRMGYSPAA; from the coding sequence ATGACCAAAGCCAGCTCCTCCACCGACAATGGCAAGCAGAAAGTCCGCTCGGCGGAGGTTGGCACAGACATCCTCAAAGCCCTTGCCGAGCTCTCCCCGTCCACTTCGCTGTCACGCCTGTCAGAACATGTGGGTATGCCGGCGAGCAAGGTGCACCGCTACCTGCAGGCGCTGATTGCCAGCGGCTTCGCCGAGCAGGATGCGGCCACCAACCATTACGGCCTGGGCCGGGAGGCATTGCGGGTGGGGCTGGCGGCGCTGGGCAGCATCGACGTGCTGAAGATTGCCGCACTGCCGCTGTCGCAACTGCGCGACGAACTGAACGAAAGCTGCTTCATTGCGGTGTGGGGCAACCAGGGCGCAACTGTGGTCAGCATTGAACCGGCGGTGCGTGCAGTTACCGTGGTCACGCAGATGGGCTCGGTGCTACCGCTGCTCACCTCGTCCACCGGCCTGGTGTTTGCTGCCTACCTGCCCGAGCGCGAAACCCTGGAATTGCGCGACCGGGAACTGGCTGCCCTGCAGCAGAGCGCCGACGACTACCAGGCGGTGCTGGCGGGCATTCGCGACCGTGGCCTGCACCATGTGCACGGGCTGCTGATGCCGGGGGTGGATGCGCTGTCGGCGCCGGTGTTCAACGCCATGGGGCAGATCGCTGCGGTCATGACCGTGGTCGGGCCGACGTCGATCTTCCATGCCGACGAGCATGGCCCGGCGGCGCAACGGCTGCTGGCGTCAGCGCGGGAAACCAGCTGGCGCATGGGCTATTCGCCTGCTGCCTGA
- the hmgA gene encoding homogentisate 1,2-dioxygenase — protein MNRDTSPDLHYLSGFGNEFASEALPGALPVGQNSPQKAPYGLYAELLSGTAFTMARSELRRTWLYRIRPSALHPRFERLARQPLTGPLGAINPNRLRWSPQPMPAEPTDFVEGWLPMVANAAAQKPAGVSIYIYRANRSMERVFFNADGELLLVPEQGRLRIATELGVMEVEPLEIAVIPRGMKFRVELLDGQARGYIAENHGAPLRIPELGPIGSNGLANPRDFLTPVAHYEEAAGPVQLVQKFLGEHWACELQHSPLDVVAWHGSNVPYKYDLRRFNTIGTVSFDHPDPSIFTVLTSPTSVHGLANMDFVIFPPRWMVAENTFRPPWFHRNLMNEFMGLISGAYDAKAEGFLPGGASLHGVMSAHGPDAETCEKAIAADLAPHKIDNTMAFMFETSQVLRPSLQALECPQLQADYDSCWATLPSTFNPNRR, from the coding sequence ATGAATCGCGACACATCACCCGACCTTCACTACCTCAGCGGCTTCGGCAACGAGTTTGCCAGCGAAGCGCTGCCAGGGGCTTTGCCGGTCGGGCAGAATTCGCCGCAGAAGGCGCCCTACGGGCTGTATGCCGAGTTGCTCTCGGGCACGGCGTTCACCATGGCCCGCAGCGAGCTGCGCCGTACCTGGCTGTACCGTATCCGCCCGTCCGCATTGCACCCGCGCTTCGAGCGCTTGGCACGCCAGCCGCTGACCGGGCCGCTGGGGGCCATCAACCCCAATCGCCTGCGCTGGAGCCCCCAGCCGATGCCTGCCGAACCGACCGATTTCGTCGAAGGCTGGCTGCCCATGGTGGCCAACGCCGCGGCGCAGAAACCGGCCGGCGTGAGCATCTACATCTACCGCGCCAACCGTTCCATGGAGCGGGTGTTCTTCAACGCCGATGGTGAACTGCTGCTGGTGCCGGAACAGGGCCGCCTGCGCATCGCCACCGAACTGGGTGTGATGGAGGTCGAGCCCCTGGAAATCGCGGTGATTCCGCGTGGCATGAAGTTCCGCGTCGAACTGCTGGACGGCCAGGCCCGTGGCTATATCGCCGAAAACCACGGTGCACCGCTGCGCATTCCGGAACTGGGCCCGATCGGCAGCAACGGCCTGGCCAACCCGCGCGACTTCCTCACCCCGGTGGCGCACTACGAAGAGGCCGCAGGGCCGGTGCAACTGGTGCAGAAGTTCCTCGGTGAGCACTGGGCCTGCGAGTTGCAGCATTCGCCGCTGGATGTGGTGGCCTGGCACGGCAGCAACGTGCCGTACAAATACGACCTGCGCCGTTTCAACACCATCGGTACGGTCAGCTTCGACCACCCGGACCCGTCGATCTTCACCGTGCTGACTTCGCCGACCAGCGTGCATGGCCTGGCCAACATGGACTTTGTGATCTTCCCGCCTCGCTGGATGGTGGCCGAGAACACCTTCCGTCCGCCATGGTTCCACCGCAACCTGATGAACGAGTTCATGGGCTTGATCAGCGGTGCCTACGATGCCAAGGCCGAGGGTTTCCTGCCCGGTGGTGCCTCGCTACACGGCGTGATGAGCGCCCATGGCCCCGACGCCGAAACCTGCGAAAAAGCCATTGCCGCCGACCTGGCGCCGCACAAGATCGACAACACCATGGCCTTCATGTTCGAGACCAGCCAAGTGCTGCGCCCGAGCCTGCAAGCCCTTGAATGCCCGCAGTTGCAGGCCGACTACGACAGTTGCTGGGCCACCTTGCCGAGCACCTTCAACCCGAACCGGAGATAA
- the fahA gene encoding fumarylacetoacetase, whose translation MNHTANARSWVEHANGHSDFPLQNLPLGIFSRPGEARRCGVAIGDAILDLEAVLAAGLFDGAAKSAVEATRGGALNAFFALGRSARVALRERLQVLLGEHSEHQSALNAALYPASACQLHVPAQIGDYTDFYVGIEHAKNVGKLFRPDNPLLPNYKYVPIGYHGRASTIRPSGTDVRRPKGQTLPAGHTEPSFGPCARLDYELELGVWVGQGNDMGQAIPIGDAAEHVAGLCLLNDWSARDIQAWEYQPLGPFLSKSFITTVSPWVVTAEALEPFRCAQPARPEGDPQPLSYLLDKRDQAAGAFDIELEVLLLTERMREQGAAPHRLTLSNSRSMYWTVAQLVAHHSVNGCQLQPGDLFGTGTLSGATPGSYGSLLEITEGGKVPVELASGEVRKFLEDGDEVILRARCTRDGVASIGFGECRGTVIAAN comes from the coding sequence ATGAATCACACTGCCAATGCCCGTAGCTGGGTCGAGCACGCCAACGGGCACAGCGACTTCCCGCTGCAGAACCTGCCATTGGGTATCTTCAGCCGGCCGGGTGAAGCCAGGCGCTGTGGCGTGGCCATCGGTGACGCGATCCTTGATCTGGAGGCGGTACTGGCCGCCGGCTTGTTCGACGGGGCCGCCAAGTCTGCCGTCGAAGCCACCCGTGGCGGGGCGCTGAACGCATTCTTCGCATTGGGCCGCAGTGCCCGTGTGGCGCTTCGCGAGCGCTTGCAGGTGCTGCTGGGCGAGCACAGCGAACACCAGTCTGCCTTGAACGCTGCCCTGTACCCTGCCAGCGCCTGCCAGCTGCATGTGCCAGCGCAGATCGGTGACTACACCGACTTCTACGTGGGTATCGAGCACGCCAAGAACGTGGGCAAGCTGTTCCGCCCCGATAACCCGCTGCTGCCCAACTACAAGTACGTGCCCATCGGTTATCACGGCCGCGCGTCGACCATCCGCCCGTCCGGCACCGATGTGCGCCGGCCCAAGGGCCAGACCTTGCCGGCCGGGCACACTGAGCCGAGCTTCGGCCCGTGCGCGCGGCTCGACTACGAATTGGAACTGGGCGTCTGGGTTGGTCAGGGCAATGACATGGGCCAAGCGATCCCGATTGGCGATGCTGCCGAGCACGTAGCCGGCCTGTGCCTGCTCAACGACTGGTCGGCGCGTGATATCCAGGCTTGGGAATACCAGCCATTGGGGCCGTTCCTGTCGAAAAGCTTCATCACCACGGTCTCGCCATGGGTGGTCACTGCCGAAGCCTTGGAGCCCTTCCGCTGCGCCCAGCCGGCACGCCCGGAAGGCGACCCGCAGCCACTGTCTTACCTGCTGGACAAGCGCGACCAGGCCGCCGGTGCATTCGACATCGAGCTTGAAGTGCTGCTGCTGACCGAGCGCATGCGCGAGCAGGGCGCTGCCCCGCACCGCCTGACCTTGAGCAACAGCCGCAGCATGTACTGGACCGTCGCGCAACTGGTGGCCCACCACAGTGTCAATGGCTGCCAGCTGCAGCCGGGTGACCTGTTCGGTACGGGCACGCTGTCGGGCGCTACGCCGGGTTCGTACGGCAGCCTGCTGGAGATCACCGAAGGCGGCAAAGTGCCGGTTGAGCTGGCCAGTGGCGAGGTGCGCAAGTTCCTCGAAGACGGCGACGAGGTCATCCTGCGTGCCCGCTGCACGCGTGACGGCGTGGCCAGCATCGGCTTCGGCGAATGCCGTGGCACGGTCATCGCGGCGAACTGA
- the maiA gene encoding maleylacetoacetate isomerase, with amino-acid sequence MELYTYYRSTSSYRVRIALALKGLTYQSLPVNLLQGEQRGPGYVAVNPQGRVPALRTDGGEVLVQSPAIIEYLEEVYPQPALLPAAAEARARVRGVAAIIGCDIHPLHNVSVLNRLRQAGQDEGQVNQWIGHWISQGLAAVEQLIGDEGFCFGDQPGLADVYLIPQLYAAERFNIDLDSFPRILRVAALAAGHPAFAKAHPAQQPDSPAQ; translated from the coding sequence ATGGAGCTGTACACCTATTACCGTTCCACCTCGTCCTACCGGGTGCGCATTGCCTTGGCACTGAAGGGGCTGACCTACCAGTCCCTGCCGGTCAACTTGCTGCAGGGTGAGCAGCGCGGTCCCGGCTATGTCGCCGTCAACCCGCAGGGCCGCGTACCGGCCTTGCGCACCGACGGCGGCGAAGTGCTGGTCCAGTCGCCCGCGATCATCGAATACCTGGAAGAGGTTTATCCACAGCCTGCACTGCTGCCGGCTGCGGCCGAAGCACGTGCCAGGGTCCGAGGCGTGGCGGCCATCATCGGCTGCGACATTCATCCGCTGCACAACGTCAGCGTACTCAACCGGCTGCGCCAGGCCGGCCAGGACGAGGGCCAGGTCAACCAGTGGATCGGCCACTGGATCAGCCAGGGGTTGGCGGCGGTGGAGCAACTGATTGGTGATGAGGGCTTTTGTTTCGGTGACCAACCGGGGCTGGCGGATGTGTACCTGATCCCGCAGCTGTATGCCGCCGAACGCTTCAACATCGACCTCGACAGCTTCCCGCGTATCCTGCGGGTTGCGGCACTGGCGGCCGGGCACCCGGCATTTGCCAAGGCTCACCCTGCCCAGCAGCCCGACAGCCCGGCTCAGTGA
- a CDS encoding tetratricopeptide repeat protein: MKPRQACLACLEREPAALLEAALWIAAEHDRSVEPAASLATLHDLQREISASLPMLPLCELAQPLLRQLNALGFQQDEYHPLRPQAAMMDKVLQRRRGQPLTLAILALELARRLSIPLEGVGFPGHFLLRVPGADHLLDPCGGRRLYPSDCRELLARQFGPHVALTAEHMRSASPLQMLQRLSRNLRQLHISNDNHLAALIDAERIMQLGPVQVSDYVTRASLYQHLDCPQAERFDLEHALLLTEDPVQRLKLSERIGKLPTANRSLH; the protein is encoded by the coding sequence ATGAAGCCACGTCAAGCCTGCCTGGCCTGCCTGGAACGCGAGCCTGCCGCCCTGCTGGAAGCCGCATTGTGGATTGCCGCCGAGCACGACCGTAGCGTCGAGCCCGCGGCCAGCCTTGCCACGCTGCATGACCTGCAGCGCGAGATAAGCGCCAGCCTGCCAATGTTGCCACTGTGCGAACTGGCCCAGCCGCTGCTGCGCCAACTCAATGCCCTGGGCTTTCAGCAGGACGAATACCATCCACTGCGCCCGCAGGCGGCAATGATGGACAAGGTGCTGCAACGCCGCCGCGGCCAACCGCTGACCCTGGCCATCCTGGCCCTGGAGCTGGCCCGGCGCCTGTCCATCCCGCTGGAGGGCGTGGGCTTCCCAGGCCATTTCCTGCTGCGCGTGCCGGGTGCCGATCACCTGCTCGACCCTTGTGGCGGCAGGCGCCTTTACCCCAGCGATTGCCGTGAGCTGCTGGCTCGCCAGTTCGGTCCGCACGTTGCGCTGACCGCAGAGCACATGCGCAGTGCAAGCCCGCTGCAGATGCTGCAACGCCTGTCGCGCAACCTGCGCCAGTTACACATCAGCAACGACAACCACCTCGCGGCCTTGATTGATGCCGAGCGCATCATGCAACTGGGCCCGGTGCAGGTCAGCGACTACGTTACCCGCGCCTCGCTGTACCAGCACCTGGACTGCCCACAGGCCGAGCGCTTCGACCTGGAGCATGCGTTACTGCTGACGGAAGACCCGGTCCAGCGCCTGAAGCTGTCCGAGCGTATCGGCAAGCTTCCGACGGCGAACCGTTCGCTTCACTGA
- a CDS encoding Glu/Leu/Phe/Val dehydrogenase dimerization domain-containing protein, giving the protein MFALMQSTRTQSLHLFNDPATGLKAVVAIHSEQLGPAMGGCRYLPYADDESAMTDAIRLAQGMSYKAALAGLPLGGGKAVIMRNPHVENRAALFEAFGRFIDTLDGRFIIAVDSGTSTLDMDCIAQSTPHVTSTTASGDPSPHAAMGVFAGIRATTSFRLGSDDLRGLRVAVQGLGNVGYALAEQLHAVGAELLVSDLDPGRVRLAMEQFDAKPVTNDALISTPCDIFAPCGVGPVLNGQSVMQLRCAAVAGAANNQLTTLQVADQLESRGILYAPDYVINAGGLIYVALTHRGEDLGTITAHLARIPSRLTEVFGHAQAEKRSPARVAQLLAERLLYG; this is encoded by the coding sequence ATGTTCGCACTGATGCAAAGTACCCGCACCCAGTCACTGCACCTGTTCAACGACCCGGCGACGGGCCTGAAAGCGGTTGTGGCGATCCACAGCGAACAGTTGGGCCCAGCCATGGGCGGCTGCCGCTACCTCCCTTACGCCGACGACGAAAGTGCCATGACCGATGCCATTCGCCTGGCCCAGGGCATGAGCTACAAGGCGGCACTGGCGGGCTTGCCGCTGGGTGGCGGCAAGGCGGTGATCATGCGCAACCCGCATGTGGAGAACCGCGCTGCGCTGTTCGAGGCGTTTGGCCGCTTCATCGACACCCTGGATGGGCGTTTCATCATCGCCGTAGACAGCGGCACCTCCACCCTGGACATGGACTGCATCGCCCAGAGCACACCCCATGTGACCAGCACCACGGCCTCGGGTGATCCCTCGCCGCATGCGGCGATGGGGGTATTCGCAGGTATTCGCGCCACCACTTCGTTCCGGCTGGGCAGCGATGACCTGAGAGGCCTGCGGGTAGCAGTGCAGGGGCTGGGCAATGTCGGTTATGCGCTGGCGGAGCAACTGCATGCGGTGGGAGCCGAGCTGCTGGTCAGCGACCTGGACCCAGGGCGTGTGCGCTTGGCGATGGAGCAGTTCGATGCGAAACCTGTGACCAACGATGCGCTGATCAGCACCCCTTGCGATATCTTCGCCCCTTGCGGCGTGGGGCCAGTGTTGAACGGGCAGAGCGTGATGCAGCTGCGCTGTGCGGCAGTGGCCGGGGCCGCGAACAACCAGCTGACGACCCTGCAGGTGGCAGACCAGCTGGAGTCACGCGGGATACTGTATGCGCCTGACTATGTGATCAATGCCGGTGGGCTGATCTATGTGGCGCTGACCCACCGTGGCGAAGACCTGGGCACCATCACCGCGCACCTGGCGCGGATTCCTTCACGGCTGACCGAAGTGTTTGGCCATGCGCAGGCGGAGAAGCGCTCGCCGGCGCGGGTGGCGCAGTTGCTGGCGGAGCGGTTGTTGTACGGCTGA